Proteins encoded by one window of Drosophila melanogaster chromosome X:
- the HLH4C gene encoding helix loop helix protein 4C, isoform A: protein MVYDMSHMAAGPPQSISLSRYYLVDDDEMIGPNNPHLVNEDYAASTTLDIDKRFQARMACETAAQPAPPPPPTPAPRRRTTPIAHLDPSELVGLSREERRRRRRATLKYRTAHATRERIRVEAFNVSFAELRKLLPTLPPDKKLSKIEILKLAICYIAYLNHVLETP, encoded by the coding sequence ATGGTCTACGATATGAGCCATATGGCGGCGGGTCCGCCGCAAAGCATTTCGCTTAGTCGCTACTATCTGGTCGACGATGATGAGATGATTGGGCCAAATAATCCGCATCTGGTCAACGAGGACTATGCGGCCAGTACGACGCTGGATATCGATAAGCGTTTTCAGGCGCGAATGGCGTGCGAAACGGCCGCACAACCGgcaccgccaccgccgcccacGCCGGCGCCACGTCGCCGGACCACGCCCATTGCCCATTTGGATCCATCGGAATTGGTGGGTCTATCGCGGGAGGAGCGGCGTCGTCGCAGGCGAGCGACACTCAAATACCGAACGGCACATGCGACGCGGGAGCGTATACGGGTGGAGGCATTCAATGTTTCCTTTGCCGAGCTGCGCAAGCTGTTGCCCACATTGCCGCCGGACAAGAAGCTTTCCAAGATCGAGATCCTCAAGCTGGCCATCTGCTACATTGCCTATTTGAATCATGTGCTGGAGACGCCCTGA
- the HLH4C gene encoding helix loop helix protein 4C, isoform B, with protein MVYDMSHMAAGPPQSISLSRYYLVDDDEMIGPNNPHLVNEDYAASTTLDIDKRFQARMACETAAQPAPPPPPTPAPRRRTTPIAHLDPSELVGLSREERRRRRRATLKYRTAHATRERIRVEAFNVSFAELRKLLPTLPPDKKLSKIEILKLAICYIAYLNHVLETPXDSAGASSFATSCLFNEANFFAPP; from the coding sequence ATGGTCTACGATATGAGCCATATGGCGGCGGGTCCGCCGCAAAGCATTTCGCTTAGTCGCTACTATCTGGTCGACGATGATGAGATGATTGGGCCAAATAATCCGCATCTGGTCAACGAGGACTATGCGGCCAGTACGACGCTGGATATCGATAAGCGTTTTCAGGCGCGAATGGCGTGCGAAACGGCCGCACAACCGgcaccgccaccgccgcccacGCCGGCGCCACGTCGCCGGACCACGCCCATTGCCCATTTGGATCCATCGGAATTGGTGGGTCTATCGCGGGAGGAGCGGCGTCGTCGCAGGCGAGCGACACTCAAATACCGAACGGCACATGCGACGCGGGAGCGTATACGGGTGGAGGCATTCAATGTTTCCTTTGCCGAGCTGCGCAAGCTGTTGCCCACATTGCCGCCGGACAAGAAGCTTTCCAAGATCGAGATCCTCAAGCTGGCCATCTGCTACATTGCCTATTTGAATCATGTGCTGGAGACGCCCTGAGATAGCGCCGGCGCCTCCAGTTTCGCCACCAGCTGCCTCTTTAACGAGGCCAATTTTTTCGCCCCCCCGTAG
- the CG3062 gene encoding uncharacterized protein yields the protein MALHFSAQQFEGRFQSKRLNNWEYPRFSPPRPRGLQKNAKVVAANNGHLLPEVIKEGNSFGQYRGTYELPRRITRAFCAHYDACLSGRYKFVDFPRDLCNCQRENRRALACDQRLTLGHKDDPYWMRERCQTKCEGLQKLRALSERSARCNRAKCDVVSEKTVKMTPKAIKTTGVATEKRRRKRTITAFSKGRTALHPNELTKPIPSSEKPAATVATPKDKPKDKPKDKEAGKKDKTKDKGKEKERKAAKGH from the exons ATGGCCCTTCATTTTAGTGCACAGCAG TTCGAAGGCCGATTCCAGTCGAAGCGTCTCAACAACTGGGAATATCCGCGATTCTCACCACCCCGCCCACGTGGTCTGCAGAAGAACGCCAAGGTTGTGGCGGCCAATAACGGTCACCTGCTGCCCGAAGTGATAAA GGAGGGCAACTCATTTGGCCAATATCGTGGAACCTACGAGCTACCGCGTCGAATAACCCGTGCCTTTTGCGCCCACTACGATGCCTGTCTGAGTGGGCGGTACAAGTTTGTTGACTTTCCGCGTGACCTGTGCAATTGTCAGCGAGAGAACCGCAGGGCACTGGCCTGCGATCAGCGGTTGACCTTGGGCCACAAGGACGATCCCTACTGGATGCGCGAACGGTGCCAGACGAAGTGCGAGGGACTACAGAAGCTGAGGGCGTTGAGCGAGCGGAGTGCGCGCTGCAATCGGGCCAAGTGCGACGTGGTG AGCGAGAAAACCGTGAAGATGACGCCGAAGGCAATCAAGACGACGGGTGTGGCCACCGAAAAGCGGCGTCGAAAGCGCACCATAACCGCCTTTTCCAAAGGACGAACGGCATTGCATCCCAATGAGCTGACCAAGCCGATTCCATCGTCGGAGAAACCGGCGGCGACTGTCGCCACTCCCAAGGACAAGCCGAAGGACAAGCCAAAGGACAAGGAGGCGGGCAAGAAGGATAAGACGAAGGATAAGGGCAAGGAGAAAGAGCGCAAGGCGGCGAAGGGCCATTAG